In the genome of Actinomadura graeca, one region contains:
- a CDS encoding MlaE family ABC transporter permease, translated as MFRWPFQWREFIEQAWFIVGVTVVPTMLVAIPFGGVLSLQVGGLIRQLGAQSYTGATAVVAIVREASPLVTSLLVAGAAGSAMCADIGSRKIREEIDAMEVLGINPLHRLVVPRMLACAFVAVFLNGLVSVVGLMGGYFFNVMLQDGTPGAYLASFNAIAQLPDLLQAEFKAFVFGITAGLVAAYKGLNAKGGPKGVGDAVNQTVVITFMLLFLENFLISTLYFQFVPSKGM; from the coding sequence ATGTTCCGGTGGCCGTTCCAGTGGCGCGAGTTCATCGAGCAGGCGTGGTTCATCGTCGGCGTGACCGTCGTCCCGACGATGCTGGTCGCGATCCCGTTCGGCGGCGTGCTGTCGTTGCAGGTCGGCGGGCTGATCCGGCAGCTCGGCGCGCAGTCCTACACCGGCGCGACCGCGGTGGTGGCGATCGTCCGCGAGGCGAGCCCGCTGGTCACCTCGCTGCTGGTCGCCGGGGCCGCGGGCTCGGCCATGTGCGCCGACATCGGCTCGCGGAAGATCCGCGAGGAGATCGACGCCATGGAGGTCCTCGGCATCAACCCGCTGCACCGCCTGGTGGTGCCGCGGATGCTGGCGTGCGCGTTCGTCGCGGTCTTCCTCAACGGGCTGGTGTCGGTCGTCGGCCTGATGGGCGGCTACTTCTTCAACGTGATGCTCCAGGACGGGACGCCCGGCGCCTACCTCGCCTCGTTCAACGCCATCGCGCAGCTGCCCGACCTGCTCCAGGCCGAGTTCAAGGCGTTCGTGTTCGGCATCACCGCCGGCCTCGTCGCGGCCTACAAGGGCCTGAACGCCAAGGGCGGCCCCAAGGGCGTGGGCGACGCGGTGAACCAGACCGTCGTCATCACCTTCATGCTGCTCTTCCTGGAGAACTTCCTGATCTCCACGCTGTACTTCCAGTTCGTCCCGTCGAAGGGCATGTGA
- a CDS encoding MCE family protein yields MSSRQVTVRNPATILRLAVAVLAVAVLAAALMLVFQKPERRHMTAYFTRAVGLYKGADVRILGIPVGTVTKVTPVGDAVKVELEYEATYKVPAGAQAVIVNQTLVADRYVQLTPVYKGGPVLADGATLTVGRTAVPVEVDEVGGSLNDLTKALGPQGANAPGTDGTGSLSRLLKVGADNLEGQGESIRQTIGDTSRMLGTLSTDREDVAGTIRNLRIITDAMKASDRQIASFTGHLNGVSGQLAGEKEELSAALNTLAPTLRNVQRFIKDNRGGLSASVRQLAQITGVLVKEKDALAELLTVGPLAINNLARAYDPISGTIHNRADLRQFHDLADWICSLAYSVGTPAKQCLDFVRPYNGIGKALTGFSLDLSWITALTTHYDPVPIPPDAYGPGGRGGSSTTAAPRGGAGSRQTPNQHKPQDITSLLPGGGR; encoded by the coding sequence GTGAGCAGCAGGCAGGTCACCGTGCGCAACCCCGCAACCATCCTCCGCCTCGCCGTCGCGGTGCTGGCCGTCGCGGTGCTGGCCGCCGCGCTCATGCTGGTGTTCCAGAAACCCGAGCGGCGGCACATGACGGCGTACTTCACCCGGGCCGTCGGCCTGTACAAGGGCGCCGACGTACGCATCCTCGGCATCCCGGTCGGAACCGTCACGAAGGTGACCCCCGTCGGCGACGCGGTCAAGGTCGAGCTGGAGTACGAAGCCACGTACAAGGTCCCCGCCGGCGCGCAGGCTGTGATCGTCAACCAGACGCTCGTCGCCGACCGCTACGTCCAGCTCACCCCCGTCTACAAGGGCGGGCCGGTGCTGGCCGACGGCGCGACGCTGACCGTCGGCCGCACCGCGGTCCCGGTCGAGGTGGACGAGGTCGGCGGCAGCTTGAACGACCTCACCAAGGCACTCGGGCCGCAGGGCGCCAACGCCCCCGGGACCGACGGCACGGGCTCGCTGTCGCGGCTGCTCAAGGTCGGCGCCGACAACCTGGAGGGCCAGGGCGAGAGCATCCGGCAGACGATCGGCGACACGTCCAGGATGCTCGGCACGCTCAGCACCGACCGCGAGGACGTCGCCGGCACGATCCGGAACCTGCGGATCATCACCGACGCGATGAAGGCCAGTGACCGGCAGATCGCGTCGTTCACCGGGCACCTGAACGGCGTGTCGGGGCAGCTCGCGGGGGAGAAGGAGGAGCTGAGCGCGGCGCTGAACACGCTGGCTCCGACGCTGCGGAACGTGCAGCGGTTCATCAAGGACAACCGCGGTGGGCTGTCGGCGTCCGTCCGGCAGCTCGCGCAGATCACCGGTGTGCTCGTCAAGGAGAAGGACGCCCTCGCCGAGCTGCTCACCGTCGGGCCGCTCGCCATCAACAACCTGGCGCGCGCCTACGACCCGATCAGCGGGACCATCCACAACCGCGCCGACCTGCGCCAGTTCCACGACCTCGCCGACTGGATCTGCTCGCTGGCCTACTCGGTGGGCACGCCCGCGAAGCAGTGCCTCGACTTCGTCCGCCCCTACAACGGGATCGGCAAGGCGCTCACCGGCTTCAGCCTGGACCTGTCCTGGATCACGGCGCTGACCACGCATTACGACCCGGTGCCGATCCCGCCGGACGCCTACGGGCCCGGCGGCCGGGGCGGGTCGTCCACGACGGCCGCCCCGCGCGGCGGCGCCGGATCGCGCCAGACCCCGAACCAGCACAAACCCCAAGACATCACCTCGCTGCTCCCCGGAGGCGGCCGATGA
- a CDS encoding MlaE family ABC transporter permease has protein sequence MGGRRVFTAPLQRLDDFGHQLSFYLRAFAWVFRVLRRYRTEVLRLLAEVSLGTGGLAVIGGSVVIVGFMTFFTGSQVGLQGYESLNQIGTAAFTGFVASYFNTREIAPLVSALALSATVGCGFTAQLGAMRISDEIDALEVMAVPSMPFLVTTRMIAGMIAVVPLYIVGLLASYGATRLIVTVFYGQSTGTYDHYFHLFLPPDDILWSFGKVIVFSVLVMLIHCYYGYHASGGPAGVGVAVGRAVRTSIVVINVADLLLGMAIWGATTSVRIAG, from the coding sequence ATGGGGGGCAGGCGCGTCTTCACCGCCCCCCTCCAGCGGCTGGACGACTTCGGGCACCAGCTGTCGTTCTACCTGCGCGCGTTCGCGTGGGTGTTCCGGGTGCTGCGCCGCTACCGGACCGAGGTGCTGCGGCTGCTCGCCGAGGTCAGCCTCGGCACCGGCGGGCTCGCGGTGATCGGCGGCTCGGTGGTGATCGTCGGGTTCATGACGTTCTTCACCGGCAGCCAGGTCGGCCTCCAGGGGTATGAGTCCCTGAACCAGATCGGCACGGCCGCGTTCACGGGGTTCGTCGCGTCCTACTTCAACACGCGCGAGATCGCGCCGCTGGTGTCGGCGCTGGCGCTGTCGGCGACGGTCGGCTGCGGGTTCACCGCGCAGCTCGGCGCGATGCGGATCTCCGACGAGATCGACGCGCTGGAGGTCATGGCGGTCCCCTCGATGCCGTTCCTCGTCACCACCCGCATGATCGCCGGGATGATCGCGGTCGTGCCGCTCTACATCGTGGGCCTGCTCGCCTCCTACGGCGCGACCCGGCTGATCGTGACGGTGTTCTACGGGCAGTCCACCGGCACCTACGACCACTACTTCCATCTGTTCCTGCCGCCGGACGACATCCTCTGGTCGTTCGGCAAGGTGATCGTCTTCTCGGTGCTGGTGATGCTGATCCACTGCTACTACGGCTACCACGCGAGCGGCGGCCCGGCGGGTGTCGGCGTCGCGGTCGGCCGCGCCGTCCGCACCAGCATCGTCGTGATCAACGTGGCGGACCTGCTGCTCGGCATGGCGATCTGGGGAGCCACGACGTCCGTCCGGATCGCGGGGTGA
- a CDS encoding MCE family protein, giving the protein MRVPFRERNPVPIGLGGFAVIIVALVVALNLDSIPFVSGGRTHTASFKEAAGLKAGEEVRVAGVKVGKVTGLDLDGDHVKVTFRVDDGVRLGDRTEADIKIKTVLGAHYLALTPRGTGRLGRTIPIERTHTPFEVVPAISELSRRVSKIDYKQLATSFDVLSRTFENSPDEIRASLQGLRRLSDTVASRDDQLHELAGKAKDVSQLLASRNQDFARLIADGDKVLQAVQARRAVIHQLLINTVTLSQQVNALIKENEGQLRPMLDNLQKVNGVLLRNQGNLDRILRLFAPFARQFADVTGTGRWFDSYIQNLLPIPASIQNPPRGGGQKNGQNDGRTGDQSGNPLPFLP; this is encoded by the coding sequence ATGAGGGTCCCCTTCCGGGAGCGCAACCCGGTCCCCATCGGCCTCGGCGGCTTCGCGGTCATCATCGTGGCGCTGGTGGTGGCGCTGAACCTCGACAGCATCCCGTTCGTGTCCGGCGGCAGGACGCACACCGCCTCGTTCAAGGAGGCGGCCGGGCTCAAGGCCGGCGAGGAGGTCCGCGTCGCGGGCGTCAAGGTCGGCAAGGTCACCGGCCTCGACCTGGACGGCGACCACGTCAAAGTCACGTTCCGGGTGGACGACGGGGTGCGGCTCGGCGACCGCACCGAGGCCGACATCAAGATCAAGACGGTGCTCGGCGCGCACTACCTGGCGCTCACCCCGCGCGGGACGGGGCGGCTCGGCCGCACGATCCCGATCGAGCGTACGCACACGCCGTTCGAGGTCGTCCCGGCGATCAGCGAGCTGAGCCGGCGGGTCAGCAAGATCGACTACAAGCAGCTCGCGACGTCCTTCGACGTGCTGTCACGGACCTTCGAGAACTCGCCGGACGAGATCCGGGCGTCGCTCCAGGGACTGCGCCGGCTGTCGGACACCGTCGCCTCCCGCGACGACCAGCTGCACGAGCTGGCGGGCAAGGCCAAGGACGTCTCGCAGCTGCTCGCCTCCCGCAACCAGGACTTCGCCAGGCTCATCGCCGACGGCGACAAGGTGCTCCAGGCCGTCCAGGCCCGGCGCGCCGTCATCCACCAGCTCCTGATCAACACGGTGACGCTCTCCCAGCAGGTGAACGCCCTGATCAAGGAGAACGAGGGGCAGCTGCGGCCCATGCTGGACAACCTCCAGAAGGTCAACGGGGTGCTGCTGAGGAACCAGGGCAACCTCGACCGGATCCTCCGGCTGTTCGCGCCGTTCGCCCGCCAGTTCGCCGACGTCACCGGCACGGGACGCTGGTTCGACTCCTACATCCAGAACCTCCTCCCGATCCCCGCGTCCATCCAGAACCCGCCCCGGGGCGGCGGCCAGAAGAACGGCCAGAACGACGGCCGGACCGGCGACCAGAGCGGCAACCCGTTGCCGTTCCTCCCGTGA
- a CDS encoding MCE family protein, with protein sequence MILKRGVKLQLIAFALITVIGVTIVSVNYIGIGRGVLGKEYTAYVDLTDSGGVFTNAEVTYRGVPVGRVGPIELTKDGIRVKLLLERGRRIPREGTSAIVANRSAVGEQYIDLQPTKGSGPYMDQGPAYTIPRRLTRLPVSTAELLRNVDALVGSVDTRDLGTIVDELDKAFSGSSSDLQSILDDTDRLLKTADRAYPDTKGLLDNSVTVLGTQRSLGADIRGFARNLNELTTSIRKDDPALRQTLTNAPGAVDETHRAIDQLSPTLPVLLANLTTTGQIISSRQAGLRSLFILYPVTVAGAFTVTPGDGTQHLGLALNIDSPPPCTKGYEKTKPRWPQDTRERNPALNVGCKDAHNSPSAVRGARNFPRDAISPYPQVPPGATSGAGFPRGGAYGTKGKGGAEAAGGSGGTKRQNPDQQNPGQQDPEQAAAPTGQLADGRLYLSYPADSVEFAGYDPSTGAVYGPDGKRYVMPRSAGTRQLGEEASWKWLLLGPLSQ encoded by the coding sequence GTGATCCTCAAGCGCGGCGTGAAGCTGCAGCTCATCGCCTTCGCGCTCATCACCGTCATCGGCGTGACGATCGTGTCGGTGAACTACATCGGGATCGGGCGCGGGGTCCTCGGCAAGGAGTACACCGCCTACGTCGACCTCACCGACTCCGGCGGCGTGTTCACCAACGCCGAGGTCACCTACCGCGGCGTGCCCGTCGGACGGGTCGGCCCCATCGAGCTGACCAAGGACGGCATCCGCGTCAAGCTGCTGCTGGAGCGCGGGAGGCGGATCCCGCGCGAGGGCACGTCCGCCATCGTGGCCAACCGGTCCGCGGTCGGCGAGCAGTACATCGACCTCCAGCCCACCAAGGGCAGCGGCCCCTACATGGACCAGGGCCCCGCCTACACGATCCCGAGGCGGCTCACCAGGCTGCCGGTGTCCACCGCCGAGCTGCTGCGCAACGTCGACGCGCTCGTCGGGTCGGTGGACACCCGGGACCTCGGCACGATCGTGGACGAGCTGGACAAGGCGTTCTCCGGCTCGTCCTCGGACCTGCAATCCATCCTCGACGACACCGACCGGCTGCTGAAGACCGCCGACCGGGCCTACCCGGACACCAAGGGGCTGCTCGACAACAGCGTGACCGTCCTCGGCACGCAGCGCTCGCTGGGCGCGGACATCCGGGGCTTCGCCCGCAACCTCAACGAGCTGACCACCTCGATCCGCAAGGACGACCCGGCGCTGCGCCAGACCCTCACCAACGCCCCCGGGGCCGTGGACGAGACCCACAGGGCCATCGACCAGCTCTCGCCGACCCTGCCCGTCCTGCTGGCGAACCTCACCACGACCGGCCAGATCATCTCGTCCCGCCAGGCCGGGCTGCGCTCGTTGTTCATCCTGTACCCGGTGACGGTCGCGGGGGCGTTCACCGTCACACCCGGGGACGGCACCCAGCACCTGGGTCTCGCGCTGAACATCGACTCGCCGCCCCCCTGCACGAAGGGCTATGAGAAGACCAAGCCCCGCTGGCCCCAGGACACCCGCGAACGGAACCCGGCGTTGAATGTCGGCTGCAAGGACGCCCACAACTCGCCCAGCGCGGTACGCGGCGCCCGCAACTTCCCGCGTGACGCCATCTCGCCCTACCCGCAGGTCCCCCCGGGCGCCACCAGCGGCGCCGGTTTCCCACGAGGCGGCGCCTACGGGACGAAGGGCAAGGGCGGCGCCGAGGCCGCGGGCGGCTCCGGCGGCACGAAGCGGCAGAACCCGGACCAGCAGAACCCAGGCCAGCAGGACCCGGAGCAGGCCGCCGCGCCGACCGGGCAGCTCGCGGACGGCCGGCTCTACCTCTCCTACCCGGCCGATTCGGTGGAATTCGCTGGATACGATCCATCGACGGGCGCCGTCTACGGCCCCGACGGCAAGCGATACGTCATGCCCCGCAGTGCCGGGACGCGCCAGCTGGGAGAGGAAGCGTCGTGGAAGTGGCTCCTGCTCGGACCGTTGAGCCAGTGA
- a CDS encoding MCE family protein yields MREHIRYRLLGLSMLVVIALLLALTAALFNKAFTPVVRVDVAAERAGLQLLPRSDVKVRGLIVGEVRGTKATADGATLHLALDPDKAKLIPNNVQARLLPKTLFGEKYVDLEIPERPGPAGLRKGQVIQQDRSQAAVEIGKVLDDLLPLLQAVKPAQLNTTLNALATALQGRGDQLGRNLEQADALLRKINPELGTLVHDLHALSDVSDIYAAAAPDLLQTLRNLNVTSTTITDRRATIERLIPAVTGLAVDGTTFMRQNGPKIIGFNIANRDGLALIARYSPSLPCVFAGMTKLTPEAERVAGGNGSKTFNLTIEIVKPRPAYKYPLDLPEAKDHRNPRCYGLPNPKVPFPDYLALDGTQDDLWWKNPDDPNGGSGDRGRALSNVFVDPGSMSENERIKSVVGPMTRTPADEVSDVAQLMFAPVMRGSVVTVR; encoded by the coding sequence GTGAGGGAGCACATCCGGTACCGGCTGCTCGGGCTGTCGATGCTCGTGGTGATCGCGCTGCTGCTGGCGCTCACGGCCGCCCTGTTCAACAAGGCGTTCACGCCGGTCGTCAGGGTGGACGTCGCGGCGGAGCGGGCCGGGCTCCAGCTGCTGCCGCGCTCGGACGTGAAGGTCCGCGGCCTGATCGTCGGGGAGGTGCGCGGCACGAAGGCGACCGCGGACGGGGCGACGCTGCACCTGGCGCTCGACCCGGACAAGGCCAAGCTGATCCCGAACAACGTGCAGGCCAGGCTGCTGCCGAAGACGCTGTTCGGTGAGAAGTACGTCGATCTGGAGATCCCGGAGCGGCCGGGCCCGGCGGGCCTGCGCAAGGGCCAGGTGATCCAGCAGGACCGCTCGCAGGCCGCCGTCGAGATCGGCAAGGTGCTGGACGACCTGCTGCCGCTGCTCCAGGCGGTGAAGCCGGCGCAGCTGAACACGACGCTGAACGCCCTGGCCACCGCGTTGCAGGGCCGGGGCGACCAGCTCGGGCGGAACCTGGAGCAGGCCGACGCCCTGCTCAGGAAGATCAACCCCGAGCTCGGCACGCTGGTGCACGACCTGCACGCGCTGTCGGACGTGTCGGACATCTACGCCGCGGCGGCGCCGGACCTGCTCCAGACGCTGCGCAACCTCAACGTGACCAGTACGACGATCACCGACAGGCGGGCGACGATCGAGCGGCTGATCCCCGCGGTGACCGGGCTGGCGGTCGACGGGACCACGTTCATGCGCCAGAACGGCCCGAAGATCATCGGCTTCAACATCGCGAACCGGGACGGGCTGGCGCTGATCGCCCGCTACTCGCCGTCCCTGCCGTGCGTGTTCGCGGGGATGACGAAGCTGACGCCCGAGGCGGAGCGGGTGGCCGGCGGGAACGGGTCCAAGACGTTCAACCTGACGATCGAGATCGTCAAGCCGCGTCCGGCGTACAAGTACCCGCTGGACCTCCCGGAGGCCAAGGACCATCGCAATCCCCGTTGCTACGGCCTGCCGAATCCGAAGGTGCCCTTCCCCGACTACCTGGCGCTCGACGGCACCCAGGACGACCTGTGGTGGAAGAACCCCGACGACCCCAACGGCGGGAGCGGTGACCGAGGGCGCGCCTTGTCGAACGTGTTCGTCGACCCGGGCTCGATGAGCGAGAACGAGCGGATCAAGAGCGTCGTGGGCCCGATGACGCGGACCCCCGCGGACGAGGTCTCCGACGTGGCGCAGCTGATGTTCGCGCCCGTCATGCGGGGATCGGTGGTGACGGTCCGATGA
- a CDS encoding MCE family protein: MRTTSAAIKLGIFVVLTSLVTGVLAMTISNVHFGATRSYKAIFTDVAGLLDKDDVRVAGVRVGQVEKIRLYHGTQAEVTFSVRKGGVFQAGLPASTQVQIRYRNLMGQRYLALTDGPGGANDYLRPGGTIPVGQTRPALDLTVLFNGFRPLFRALEPDDVNKLAFQIVQTLQGEGGTVNSLLAHVASLTSTLADRDKVIGRVIDNLNAVLGTIDERHDEVNRLITDLRGFVGGVSRDRQAIFDSVAAINDLTGTTQGLLKDVRPGLKDDIAGLRRLTGTLDANSGILDSGLKRTPDRLQKLVGISSYGSWFNMYICGLDAKVRLPGGPVYQTPAIVNENARCK, translated from the coding sequence ATGAGGACGACGAGCGCGGCGATCAAGCTGGGGATCTTCGTGGTCCTGACGTCCCTGGTCACCGGCGTGCTGGCGATGACGATCTCGAACGTGCACTTCGGGGCGACGCGCAGCTACAAGGCGATCTTCACCGACGTGGCCGGGCTGCTGGACAAGGACGACGTGCGGGTCGCGGGCGTCCGCGTCGGGCAGGTCGAGAAGATCCGGCTGTACCACGGGACCCAGGCGGAGGTGACGTTCAGCGTCCGGAAGGGCGGGGTCTTCCAGGCCGGGCTCCCCGCGTCCACGCAGGTGCAGATCCGGTACCGCAACCTCATGGGGCAGCGGTACCTCGCGCTGACCGACGGGCCGGGCGGCGCCAACGACTACCTGCGGCCGGGCGGCACCATCCCGGTCGGCCAGACCAGGCCCGCGCTGGACCTGACCGTCCTGTTCAACGGGTTCCGGCCGCTGTTCCGGGCGCTGGAGCCCGACGACGTGAACAAGCTGGCGTTCCAGATCGTCCAGACCCTCCAGGGCGAGGGCGGGACGGTCAACAGCCTCCTCGCGCACGTGGCGTCCCTCACCAGCACCCTCGCCGACCGCGACAAGGTCATCGGACGGGTGATCGACAACCTGAACGCCGTCCTCGGCACGATCGACGAGCGGCACGACGAGGTGAACCGGCTGATCACCGACCTGCGCGGGTTCGTCGGCGGGGTCTCCCGGGACCGGCAGGCGATCTTCGACTCGGTCGCGGCGATCAACGACCTGACCGGCACCACGCAGGGCCTGCTCAAGGACGTCCGGCCCGGCCTCAAGGACGACATCGCCGGGCTCCGGCGGCTCACCGGGACGCTGGACGCCAACAGCGGGATCCTCGACTCGGGGCTGAAGCGGACCCCGGACAGGCTTCAGAAGCTCGTCGGCATCTCCTCCTACGGCTCCTGGTTCAACATGTACATCTGCGGCCTCGACGCGAAGGTGCGGCTGCCGGGCGGACCGGTCTACCAGACCCCGGCGATCGTGAACGAGAACGCGAGGTGCAAGTAG
- a CDS encoding MCE family protein, translated as MTRTPATSRTRRGTGRRARLLGAAAAAVAAALSGCSFGGVDTLPLPGGPDLGSDPRTVRIEFANVLDLVPQSVVKVNDVSVGKVEKIDLAGGTGGWHAVVTVKLRRDVRLPDNATATIGQTSLLGEKYVALAPPANRPATGELGSGDLIPLARTTRTTEIEEVLSAMSLLLNGGGIEQVATISHELQAAMGGREATIRSVLHRLDTFTGTLDRNRAAITRALDGIDRLTGKLAAERKTITDTIDRTGPAITVLDRNRADLTRMLVALDRLSRTTTGVIDRSHADMVANLRDLDTILRNLNKAGSDLPKSLETLITFPFPATFGNVIAGDYGNVRLTLDLDFESIARNLLGGTDLEGLLGSGRQMRDMLQVPNVTLPQPPLGVLPQSPGGSSGTGTPGAGPGGGLPGLPEIPALPGGGATQGRPGAMAPGGGLQTLMTGGLS; from the coding sequence ATGACGAGGACACCGGCGACGAGCCGGACGCGGCGCGGCACCGGGCGCCGGGCGCGGCTGCTCGGCGCCGCGGCGGCCGCGGTGGCGGCGGCGCTGTCGGGTTGCTCGTTCGGCGGCGTGGACACCCTCCCGCTGCCCGGCGGCCCCGACCTCGGCTCCGACCCCCGCACCGTCCGGATCGAGTTCGCGAACGTGCTGGACCTCGTCCCGCAGTCGGTCGTCAAGGTCAACGACGTCTCCGTCGGCAAGGTCGAGAAGATCGACCTCGCGGGCGGGACGGGCGGCTGGCACGCCGTCGTCACCGTCAAGCTGCGCCGCGACGTCAGGCTCCCCGACAACGCCACCGCGACGATCGGCCAGACCAGCCTCCTCGGCGAGAAGTACGTGGCGCTGGCGCCGCCCGCGAACCGGCCCGCCACCGGCGAGCTCGGCTCGGGCGACCTCATCCCGCTCGCGCGCACCACCCGCACCACCGAGATCGAGGAGGTGCTGTCGGCGATGTCGCTGCTGCTCAACGGCGGCGGCATCGAGCAGGTCGCCACGATCAGCCACGAACTCCAGGCCGCGATGGGCGGACGGGAGGCCACGATCAGGTCGGTCCTGCACCGGCTCGACACCTTCACCGGCACCCTCGACCGCAACCGCGCCGCGATCACCCGCGCGCTCGACGGCATCGACCGGCTGACCGGCAAGCTCGCCGCGGAACGCAAGACGATCACCGACACGATCGACAGGACGGGACCGGCGATCACCGTCCTCGACCGCAACCGCGCCGACCTCACCAGGATGCTCGTGGCTCTGGACAGGCTCAGCCGCACCACCACCGGCGTCATCGACCGCTCGCACGCCGACATGGTGGCGAACCTGCGCGACCTCGACACGATCCTGCGCAACCTCAACAAGGCGGGCTCGGACCTGCCGAAGTCGCTGGAGACACTGATCACCTTCCCGTTCCCCGCGACGTTCGGGAACGTCATCGCCGGCGACTACGGCAACGTCCGGCTCACCCTCGACCTGGACTTCGAGTCCATCGCCCGGAACCTGCTCGGCGGGACCGACCTGGAGGGCCTGCTCGGCAGCGGCCGGCAGATGCGCGACATGCTCCAGGTCCCGAACGTGACGCTGCCGCAGCCGCCGCTCGGGGTGCTGCCGCAGTCGCCGGGCGGCTCGTCCGGCACCGGAACGCCCGGCGCGGGCCCGGGCGGCGGCCTGCCCGGGCTCCCCGAGATCCCCGCCCTGCCCGGAGGCGGCGCCACGCAGGGCCGTCCCGGGGCGATGGCACCGGGCGGCGGTCTCCAGACCCTGATGACGGGGGGCCTCTCGTGA